Proteins encoded together in one Triticum dicoccoides isolate Atlit2015 ecotype Zavitan chromosome 7B, WEW_v2.0, whole genome shotgun sequence window:
- the LOC119337150 gene encoding CBL-interacting protein kinase 25-like: MGDRPKLPARYEQVKLLGEGNFAKVYLARHMDTKEEVAIKVMDKEKLIKLGAVQQIKREIAVMRRLRHPNIVQLHKVMACKSRIFVVMEYVRGGPLYRHIPANSGLKEDETRRIFQQLVSALTFCHAQGVYHRDIKPDNLLVDEHGNLKVADFGLSAHADTARREALLHTVCGTPLYVPPEVFARRGYDGAKADAWSCGIVLFVLAAGRKPFRDDDFITLYRTICRGDYRCPRTFSPELVRIVRRLLQPNPAHRITLLQIKETDWFKKGFKEVSFYIDNKDCLRSLDGSEEPDLCDSDSEDETAMSSSSSGSSSPVAHGDGGGMHTSVSAPSLVNLEKMHIAAARAPEPRIRRIKSMNAFDIIASSPSFDLSGLFEERGEQLRFVSSAPVNTIISKLEEIAGQVSFTARTKDCQVSFEATRNGHKGALAISTKIFQLTPELVMVQVCKKAGDTAEYRQFCGSELKPGLRGIVDGLPEDGLPPTLNVA; this comes from the coding sequence ATGGGGGATCGGCCAAAGCTTCCTGCCCGGTACGAGCAGGTGAAGCTGCTCGGCGAGGGCAATTTCGCCAAGGTCTACCTCGCGCGGCACATGGAtaccaaggaggaggtggcaatCAAGGTGATGGACAAGGAGAAGCTCATCAAGTTGGGCGCCGTTCAACAGATCAAGCGCGAGATCGCCGTGATGCGCCGGTTGCGCCACCCCAACATCGTTCAGCTCCACAAGGTGATGGCCTGCAAGTCCCGCATCTTCGTCGTCATGGAGTACGTCCGCGGTGGCCCGCTCTACCGCCACATCCCCGCCAACAGCGGCCTCAAGGAGGACGAGACGCGCCGCATCTTCCAGCAGCTCGTCTCGGCGCTCACCTTCTGCCACGCGCAGGGCGTGTACCACCGCGACATCAAGCCCGACAACCTCCTCGTCGACGAGCACGGCAATCTCAAGGTCGCCGACTTCGGGCTCTCCGCCCACGCCGACACGGCTCGCCGGGAGGCgctcctccacaccgtctgtgGCACGCCCCTGTACGTCCCTCCCGAGGTGTTCGCGCGCCGGGGCTATGACGGTGCCAAGGCGGACGCCTGGTCATGCGGCATCGTCCTCTTCGTGCTCGCCGCCGGCCGCAAGCCTTTCCGGGACGACGACTTCATCACCCTGTACCGGACAATCTGCCGCGGTGACTACCGTTGCCCACGCACCTTCAGCCCCGAACTGGTACGCATAGTACGCCGCCTCCTCCAACCAAACCCAGCGCACCGAATCACACTCCTGCAAATCAAGGAAACAGATTGGTTCAAGAAAGGCTTCAAAGAAGTTAGTTTCTACATCGACAACAAGGACTGCTTGCGCAGCCTTGATGGCTCCGAAGAGCCTGATCTCTGTGACTCTGACTCCGAGGACGAGACTGCCATGTCTTCGTCATCCTCCGGCTCTTCCTCTCCCGTGGctcatggcgacggcggcggcatgcACACCTCGGTTTCAGCACCGTCTCTTGTAAATCTGGAGAAGATGCACATTGCTGCAGCTCGTGCCCCCGAGCCGCGCATAAGACGGATCAAGAGCATGAACGCGTTCGACATCATCGCCTCCTCGCCAAGCTTCGATCTGTCCGGGCTGTTCGAGGAGCGTGGCGAGCAGTTGCGTTTCGTGTCCAGCGCGCCGGTGAATACCATCATCTCGAAGCTGGAGGAGATCGCCGGGCAAGTTAGCTTCACGGCACGCACCAAGGATTGCCAAGTGAGCTTCGAGGCGACGAGGAATGGCCACAAGGGCGCGCTGGCCATATCCACCAAGATATTCCAGCTCACGCCGGAGCTCGTCATGGTCCAGGTATGCAAGAAAGCCGGAGACACCGCTGAATACCGTCAATTCTGCGGCAGTGAGCTCAAGCCCGGCCTTCGAGGTATTGTGGATGGCCTGCCCGAGGATGGCCTTCCTCCGACGTTGAATGTTGCGTGA